Proteins co-encoded in one Enterobacter sp. R4-368 genomic window:
- the mutL gene encoding DNA mismatch repair endonuclease MutL: MPIQVLPPQLANQIAAGEVVERPASVVKELVENSLDAGATRIDIDIERGGAKLIRIRDNGVGIKKEELALALARHATSKIASLDDLEAIISLGFRGEALASISSVSRLTLTSRTAEQQEAWQAYAEGREMAVTVKPAAHPVGTTLEVLDLFYNTPARRKFMRTEKTEFGHIDEVIRRIALARFDVTINLNHNGKLVRQYRAVAEGGQKERRLGAICGTAFLEQALAIEWQHGDLALRGWVADPKSTSSAFAEIQYCYVNGRMMRDRLINHAIRQACEDKLGADQQPAFVLYLEIDPHQVDVNVHPAKHEVRFHQSRLVHDFIYQGVLSVLQQQIETPLPLSEEPAPRALPENRVAAGRNQFAEPLIAREPPAPRVSTPSSGGARSNTAGAQPWPNAQPGYQKQQGALYRQLLETPVVERKNENAAPVAPALDGHSQSFGRVLTLIAPHFALLERDGKLALLALPVAERWLRHAQLSPDHAPACGQPLLIPVRLKISAQESAVLKRAQAVLAEMGIEFIPDGQHVTIRAVPLPLRQQNLQILIPALIGYLAQQTSIDAVNIAHWLARQLASEHPQWSVAQAITLLADVERLCPHLVKTPPDGLLQPVDLEKAMNALKNE; encoded by the coding sequence ATGCCGATACAGGTTCTACCGCCACAGCTTGCGAACCAGATCGCCGCGGGCGAAGTGGTTGAACGCCCTGCGTCGGTGGTGAAAGAGTTAGTGGAAAACAGCCTTGATGCTGGCGCAACGCGTATTGATATTGATATCGAGCGCGGCGGCGCGAAGTTAATTCGTATCCGTGATAACGGTGTCGGCATTAAAAAAGAGGAGCTGGCGCTGGCGCTGGCACGTCATGCCACCAGTAAAATTGCCTCTCTGGATGACCTGGAAGCGATTATCAGTCTTGGTTTTCGCGGCGAAGCGCTGGCGAGTATCAGCTCGGTTTCCCGTTTAACGTTGACTTCCCGTACAGCCGAACAGCAAGAAGCCTGGCAGGCTTACGCCGAAGGGCGCGAGATGGCGGTGACGGTGAAACCCGCTGCGCACCCGGTGGGCACGACGCTCGAAGTGCTGGATCTGTTTTACAACACGCCGGCGCGGCGCAAATTTATGCGCACGGAAAAAACCGAGTTCGGCCATATCGATGAAGTGATCCGCCGTATCGCACTGGCGCGTTTTGATGTCACCATTAACCTCAATCACAACGGTAAACTGGTGCGTCAGTACCGCGCGGTTGCTGAAGGGGGGCAGAAAGAGCGCCGCCTTGGCGCGATTTGCGGCACGGCATTTTTAGAGCAGGCGCTGGCCATTGAATGGCAGCATGGTGACCTAGCCCTGCGCGGCTGGGTGGCCGATCCCAAAAGTACCTCCAGCGCTTTCGCTGAAATCCAGTATTGCTATGTAAATGGCCGCATGATGCGCGACCGGCTGATAAACCACGCCATTCGCCAGGCATGTGAAGATAAGCTGGGCGCGGATCAGCAGCCTGCGTTTGTGCTTTATCTGGAAATCGATCCGCATCAAGTGGATGTGAATGTCCATCCGGCAAAACATGAAGTGCGCTTTCATCAGTCGCGCCTGGTACATGATTTTATCTACCAGGGCGTGTTAAGTGTGCTGCAACAGCAGATAGAAACACCGTTACCGCTTTCTGAAGAACCCGCGCCAAGAGCGCTGCCGGAAAACCGGGTCGCGGCAGGGCGTAACCAGTTTGCTGAACCGCTGATCGCTCGCGAGCCGCCAGCACCGCGTGTTTCCACTCCTTCTTCTGGGGGAGCGCGTAGCAATACCGCAGGTGCTCAACCGTGGCCTAACGCTCAGCCGGGTTATCAGAAACAGCAGGGGGCGCTCTATCGGCAATTGCTGGAAACCCCGGTTGTCGAACGTAAAAATGAAAACGCGGCGCCTGTCGCTCCGGCACTTGACGGGCACAGCCAGAGTTTTGGTCGCGTATTAACGCTTATTGCGCCGCATTTTGCGCTACTTGAGCGGGACGGAAAACTGGCACTACTGGCGCTGCCGGTTGCTGAACGCTGGCTGCGCCATGCACAACTGTCGCCAGACCACGCGCCTGCCTGCGGTCAACCGTTATTGATTCCGGTGCGTTTAAAAATCTCTGCGCAAGAGAGCGCCGTATTGAAGCGTGCCCAGGCAGTGCTTGCGGAAATGGGCATCGAATTTATTCCCGATGGACAACACGTGACCATTCGCGCAGTGCCTTTACCCTTGCGCCAACAAAATTTACAAATCTTGATTCCCGCTCTGATAGGCTACCTGGCGCAGCAGACAAGCATTGATGCGGTGAAT